The Polyodon spathula isolate WHYD16114869_AA chromosome 13, ASM1765450v1, whole genome shotgun sequence genome includes a region encoding these proteins:
- the LOC121326035 gene encoding uncharacterized protein KIAA0895-like: MVLDPGGGSMERAAGRGTPRSERPEIAKREVARNGLRTPHSRLQSSAFSRSKAALSSRGIVSSEAEVTRSLRLDVQNLTLSETKRSAGLEVKRSTKPEIRKTPESEVKNPPGSEVKKPSSSAVKRFSGSEVKRSSGRSPGPPSRSLTSPVFNGRGSWMRRSESTCAMNGAAGGERGGMRPATSLPHIARGPQPGASSGVGGKTCLLVALRPTNIDQEREAFFQAGFNYEPQFEYGEQQATNVLEKYREGSSQFLMQAVRIMHCVLRKYGSYESFEVATGGNVLPKCQVWASVRKYLQKEGCVGEVVVRLSEELLSQAVMMVKSCRPTLTINLAGARQHWLEGMLRHEIGTHYIRGVNNNKQPWNNAAGRKQFGLKPANPTEEGLASLHSVLFRRNPFLWRAALLYYTVYHAGHMSFSQLFSDIGQFVQDPAVRWEYCVRAKRGQTDTSNPGCFSKDQVYLDGILRILRHRRNIDFKMLACLGKVSYEDVEHLRKFAVLAQTRIPHFMKDQQRYLEQLDHIVAANELNDEELCQLIPE; the protein is encoded by the exons ATGGTACTGGACCCTGGAGGAGGGTCTATGGAGCGGGCAGCAGGTAGGGGTACACCGAGGAGTGAAAGGCCAGAGATAGCCAAGAGGGAGGTGGCACGTAATGGACTGCGCACCCCCCATTCACGCCTACAGTCATCCGCTTTCAGCCGGTCGAAAGCAGCTCTTAGCTCCCGAGGGATTGTGTCATCTGAGGCAGAGGTCACAAGGTCCTTGAGATTGGACGTCCAGAACTTGACGTTATCAGAAACCAAAAGGTCAGCGGGCCTGGAGGTCAAAAGGTCGACTAAACCAGAAATTCGGAAGACGCCAGAGTCTGAGGTGAAGAATCCGCCAGGGTCAGAGGTAAAGAAGCCGTCTTCATCGGCGGTGAAAAGGTTTTCGGGGTCAGAGGTGAAGAGGTCATCAGGCCGGTCACCTGGACCCCCCTCCCGCAGTCTGACAAGCCCGGTGTTTAATGGACGTGGCAGCTGGATGCGGCGCAGCGAGAGCACGTGTGCCATGAACGGGGCGGCAGGAGGTGAACGTGGCGGCATGCGCCCCGCCACCTCGCTCCCCCACATCGCCCGTGGGCCTCAGCCTGGGGCCTCGTCAGGGGTAGGAGGTAAAACCTGCCTGCTTGTCGCCCTGCGACCCACCAACATCGACCAGGAGAGGGAAGCCTTCTTCCAGGCCGGTTTCAACTATGAGCCACAATTTGAGTACGGAGAGCAGCAGGCTACGAACGTCCTAGAGAAATACCGTGAGGGGTCTAGTCAGTTCCTGATGCAG GCTGTGCGAATCATGCATTGCGTCCTGCGGAAGTATGGCTCCTATGAGAGTTTCGAGGTGGCCACTGGGGGCAATGTTCTCCCAAAGTGCCAGGTGTGGGCATCCGTCCGCAAGTATCTGCAGAAGGAGGGCTGTGTGGGAGAG GTGGTAGTGCGCCTGTCGGAAGAGCTGCTGTCTCAGGCTGTGATGATGGTTAAGAGCTGCCGTCCGACTCTCACTATCAACCTTGCAGGCGCGCGGCAGCACTGGCTGGAGGGAATGCTGCGCCACGAGATCG GGACACACTACATCCGCGGCGTGAACAACAACAAGCAACCGTGGAACAATGCGGCCGGGCGGAAGCAGTTCGGTCTGAAGCCTGCGAACCCCACAGAAGAGGGCCTTGCCAGCCTGCACAGCGTGCTCTTCCGCCGCAACCCCTTCCTGTGGAGAGCTGCCCTGCTCTACTACACAGTCTACCATGCCGGACACATGAGCTTCAGCCAGCTCTTCAGCGACATCGGCCAGTTCGTGCAGGACCCCGCCGTGCGCTGGGAATACTGCGTCCGAGCCAAGAGGGGGCAGACTGACACCTCTAACCCAG GCTGTTTCAGTAAAGACCAGGTGTATCTAGACGGGATTCTGAGGATCTTGAGGCATCGAAGGAACATTGATTTCAAAATGCTGGCATGTCTGGGAAAG gtgtCCTATGAAGACGTGGAGCACTTGAGGAAGTTTGCAGTTCTTGCGCAGACCCGAATCCCGCACTTCATGAAGGATCAGCAGCGCTATCTGGAGCAGCTGGATCACATCGTCGCTGCCAATGAACTGAATGACGAGGAACTGTGCCAGCTGATTCCAGAGTGA